In Thermosynechococcus sichuanensis E542, a single genomic region encodes these proteins:
- the bcp gene encoding thioredoxin-dependent thiol peroxidase, producing the protein MSLIVGAIAPPFELSDATGQPVRLSDFQGQWVILYFYPRDNTPGCTKEACAYRDVSATLGDRNVVILGISPDSVASHAKFQQKLDLPFRLLADVDTSVAQAYGSYGPKKFMGKEYLGVYRDTFLIDPTGKIAAIYRRVKPDAHVAQVLADLERLQA; encoded by the coding sequence ATGTCCCTAATCGTTGGGGCGATCGCCCCCCCTTTTGAATTGTCAGACGCCACGGGTCAGCCTGTGCGCTTGAGCGACTTTCAAGGCCAGTGGGTGATTCTCTACTTTTACCCCCGTGACAATACCCCCGGCTGTACCAAAGAAGCCTGTGCCTATCGGGATGTCAGTGCCACTTTGGGCGATCGCAACGTCGTTATCCTAGGCATTAGCCCCGATAGTGTTGCCTCCCACGCCAAATTTCAGCAAAAGCTCGACTTGCCCTTTCGTCTGCTGGCAGATGTGGACACCAGCGTTGCCCAAGCCTACGGCAGCTATGGACCGAAAAAGTTTATGGGCAAGGAATATCTCGGTGTTTATCGGGATACGTTTCTCATCGATCCTACGGGCAAAATTGCCGCCATTTATCGGCGGGTGAAGCCCGATGCCCATGTGGCACAAGTGCTAGCGGATCTGGAGCGGCTGCAAGCGTGA
- a CDS encoding NUDIX domain-containing protein: MAVSVIALTAGDRLILIQRRDTGQWSLPGGMMDWGETILDTGARELAEETGLRLKSFEGLVGVYSHPKRDPRVHAVCIAIAARVVGEPQVVDVKEVRAVRAFPLSDLPLADLAHDHAQQLQDYLSGHIGLT; encoded by the coding sequence GTGGCCGTGTCGGTGATTGCCTTGACGGCGGGCGATCGCTTGATTTTGATCCAACGCCGCGATACGGGTCAATGGTCGCTACCCGGCGGCATGATGGATTGGGGCGAAACCATTCTCGATACGGGCGCCCGCGAGCTGGCGGAGGAAACAGGGCTGCGTCTCAAGAGCTTTGAAGGGCTGGTGGGAGTTTACTCTCATCCGAAGCGAGATCCCCGTGTCCATGCCGTGTGCATCGCGATCGCGGCCCGCGTTGTGGGTGAGCCGCAGGTTGTGGATGTCAAGGAAGTGCGTGCAGTACGAGCCTTTCCCCTCAGTGACCTCCCCTTAGCCGATCTAGCCCACGACCATGCCCAACAGTTACAGGACTATTTGAGTGGACATATAGGATTGACTTAA
- a CDS encoding precorrin-2 C(20)-methyltransferase, with the protein MGSEWQRLSTGALVGMGLMATLCGIGVGPGDPELITLKGWRRLQHAKVIAFPAGLQGRRGIAEEIISPYKEPQQIYLPLEFPYVLEADVLEQAWQKAAAQVYQYLTQGIDVVFVSEGDVSFYSTFSYLAAAVQRLDPQIVIEVIPGICSPLAAAASLGVPLTLGSDRLAILPAMYHGDDLARVWGWAEVVVCMKVRSVYGEVWHWLKEHNLLEQAAVVSWATTPKQQIYTPLRNYPELTLPYFSLLIVWKRRPILQNFWSA; encoded by the coding sequence ATGGGTAGTGAGTGGCAGCGTCTATCAACTGGGGCACTGGTGGGGATGGGGCTAATGGCCACCCTTTGCGGCATTGGCGTAGGCCCCGGCGATCCCGAACTCATTACCCTCAAGGGTTGGCGACGCCTCCAGCACGCAAAGGTGATTGCCTTTCCTGCGGGACTACAGGGACGGCGCGGCATTGCCGAGGAGATTATTTCCCCCTACAAAGAACCGCAGCAAATTTATCTCCCCCTTGAATTCCCCTATGTTCTTGAAGCCGATGTCCTAGAACAGGCATGGCAAAAGGCGGCAGCGCAGGTCTATCAATACCTTACTCAGGGCATTGATGTGGTCTTTGTGTCCGAAGGGGATGTCAGTTTCTACAGTACGTTTTCCTACTTGGCGGCAGCCGTTCAGCGCCTTGACCCCCAGATTGTAATTGAGGTGATTCCGGGAATTTGCTCGCCCTTGGCAGCAGCGGCTAGTTTAGGGGTGCCCCTCACCTTGGGGAGCGATCGCCTAGCCATTTTACCCGCCATGTACCACGGGGATGACCTCGCACGGGTGTGGGGATGGGCGGAGGTGGTGGTTTGCATGAAGGTGCGATCGGTCTATGGCGAGGTCTGGCATTGGCTGAAGGAACACAATCTCTTGGAACAGGCGGCAGTGGTGAGCTGGGCAACAACGCCTAAACAACAGATCTACACCCCTCTGAGGAACTATCCAGAGTTAACCTTGCCCTACTTTTCGCTGCTCATTGTTTGGAAGCGGCGCCCCATCTTGCAGAACTTCTGGAGTGCTTAA